In Posidoniimonas polymericola, the sequence ACGTTCGGAACCACTGCGAACGCGGCAGATGTTAACAGCGATTACTACGTTGACGCCGCCGACTACACCATCTGGCGCGACGCGGTGAGCGGCGGCGTCAGCCATTCTGGCATCCCGGAACCTCGCACCATCGTGCTAACCATCCTTTCGTCGATTCCCTGCCTTGCTCAGCGTCGTCGCCCGTCAAATATCTCTACGATTCCACCACTGATGTTTTAATGAAGATCCTTTCGCACATCCTTGCTGCCACGTTGGTGATGCTCGGCGGGCAAACTTTGCTGGGCGTGACGCTCTCGCCCGGCGACATCATCATCACCGAGTTCTTCGACGGGTGGCACAAGATCGACCCGGTGACTCACCAAGTGACCGAGCTGCCGTTTGTGAAGAGCTCGTCGGACTACCTAGCGGTCGACCCGGCGGGCACGATCTACTTCGCCTCAGACACGGACGAGGTCAGCCGGGTCGACTGGGCATCCAACGCGACCTCGCTGGTCCCCTCGGCGGGACTGCAATTCATCGACGGCCTGGTGGTCGAGCCCTCGGGGTCGCTACTGATCTCAGAGGACGACAGCATCAGCCGCCTCAACCCGGCCAATGGGCAGACCACCGAGGTCAGCAGGGGGAACCTGTTCGGGCCGGCCGGCATCGCCCAGGGGCAGGATGGACGGGTATTCTTCACCGAGTTCTTCAATGACCTGTGGGAGTTGTCGTCGACCTCAATCGGACGCTCCTCCGTCCCAACGCCCGACCTCGACTCGCCGTCGCTGCTTACGGTGCAGCCCTCGGGCGACCTGATTGTGCTGAACATCGACAACCAGCTCCTGCGGATCGACCCGGACACCGGCGCCACTGGGTTGTTCTCGACCGACCTGCCAACCTTCCCAATCGCCCTGGCGGTCGAGGCCGATGGCGATGTGCTGATGACGTCGACCGACGGCGTGTTCCGCTTTGACGGCGTTACCGGGACGCGGTCGCTGGTCGCCGAGGGGACGTTCTTCTCGCCCAAGGGCATTGTTGTAATCCCAACGCCCGCTGATCCCGAGCCGGGCGACTTCGACGGCAACGGCTCAATCGACGCCGCCGACTACGCCGCCTGGCAGAACCAGTACGGCGCCCCAGCCGGCTCCGCCGACGCCAACGCCGACGGCACGGTCAACGCCGCCGACTACACCGTATGGCGCGACGCGGTATCCGCGGCGCCCACCGCCGTCGCGAGCACGGCGCCGGAGCCTTCGTCGTTCCTCTTGCTGATCCTCGCCGGTTCACTCGCGATGAAATCGCGACGCTAAATACAACCACGCAGGCCAACCCGCCTCAACCGCAACCGTCTAGAACATGTCTCACCAATCCGACCTGATCGCCACCGACATCGACGCCTACCTCGAGCAGCACGAGAACAAGGAGCTGCTCCGGTTCCTGACGTGCGGCTCGGTCGACGACGGGAAGAGCACGCTCATCGGCAAGCTGCTGTACGAGTCGAAGATGGTCTACGAGGACCAGCTGGCGGCCGTGCAGAAGGACTCCGAGAAGTACGGCACCACCGGCGGCGAGATCGACGTCGCGCTCTTGATGGACGGCCTAAAGGCCGAGCGTGAGCAGGGCATCACGATCGACGTCGCGTACCGGTACTTCTCCACCGCCAAGCGGAAGTTCATCATCGCCGACTGCCCGGGCCACGAGCAGTACACCCGCAACATGGCGACCGGCGCCAGCACCTGCGACCTGGCGATCATCCTGATCGACGCCCGGCACGGGGTCATGACGCAGACCCGGCGGCACTCGTTCATTGTGTCGCTGCTGGGCATCAAGCACGTCTTGATCGCGGTCAACAAGATGGACCTGGTCGAATGGTCGGAGGAACGCTTCGAGGAGATCAAGCGCGACTACCGCGAGTTCGCCACGCGGCTCGATATGCCGGACCAGCACTTCATCCCGATCAGCGCGCTGATGGGCGACAACCTCGTGACGCACAGCCCGAACTTGCCATGGTACGAGGGCTCGACCCTGATGCACCACCTGGAGAACGTGCACATCGCCTCGGACCGGAACCTGATCGACTTCCGCCTGCCGGTGCAGTACGTCAACCGCCCGAACCTCGACTTCCGCGGCTTCTGCGGAACGATCGCGTCGGGCCGGGTGAAGAAGGGCGACGAGATCCTCGCGCTGCCGTCCAAGAAGCGGACCCGCGTGAAGTCGATCGTCACGTACGAGGGCGAGCTCGACGAGGCGTTCGCGCCGCTGGCGATCACCCTCACCACCGAGGACGAGATCGATATCAGCCGCGGCGACATGATCGTGCGGCCCGACAACGTGCCGACCGTGGCCGACAAGTTTGACGCCACGATCGTCTGGATGGACGAGTCCGCCATGACGCCGGGCAAGGAGTACTTCATCAAGCACGGCGCCAAGCTGACGCCGGGCCGGGTCAGCACGCTCCGCTACAAGATCGACGTCAACACCCTGCACCGCAGCCCGACGCCGACCCTCGAACTGAACGAGATCGGCCGCGCCGAGGTGCGTCTGAACGCCCCGATCGCGCTGGACAGCTACAAGCGGAACAAGGGGACCGGCGCCTTCATCCTCATCGACCAGGTGACAAACGTCACGGTCGGCGCCGGCATGATCCTCGACCGCAAGGCCGACGAGCCGAGCGACTCGTGGGACACCGAGGCGGCCGAGGGCCTCGAGGCCCGCATCAGCGCGGTGACCCCCGACGAGCGGGCCGCCCGCTACGGCCAGCACCCGGTGACCGTGCTGCTGACCGGCCTGCCGGCCAGCGGCAAGACGCCGATCGCCAACGCCATCGAACGGCTCCTGTTCGACCAGGGCAGGGCGGTCGCCGTGATCGACGGCCAGAACATGCGTCGGGGCCTGTCGCGTGACCTCGGCTTCACGGCCGAGGAACGGAGCGAGAACCTCCGCCGCGCG encodes:
- a CDS encoding dockerin type I domain-containing protein; translation: MKILSHILAATLVMLGGQTLLGVTLSPGDIIITEFFDGWHKIDPVTHQVTELPFVKSSSDYLAVDPAGTIYFASDTDEVSRVDWASNATSLVPSAGLQFIDGLVVEPSGSLLISEDDSISRLNPANGQTTEVSRGNLFGPAGIAQGQDGRVFFTEFFNDLWELSSTSIGRSSVPTPDLDSPSLLTVQPSGDLIVLNIDNQLLRIDPDTGATGLFSTDLPTFPIALAVEADGDVLMTSTDGVFRFDGVTGTRSLVAEGTFFSPKGIVVIPTPADPEPGDFDGNGSIDAADYAAWQNQYGAPAGSADANADGTVNAADYTVWRDAVSAAPTAVASTAPEPSSFLLLILAGSLAMKSRR
- the cysN gene encoding sulfate adenylyltransferase subunit CysN; this translates as MSHQSDLIATDIDAYLEQHENKELLRFLTCGSVDDGKSTLIGKLLYESKMVYEDQLAAVQKDSEKYGTTGGEIDVALLMDGLKAEREQGITIDVAYRYFSTAKRKFIIADCPGHEQYTRNMATGASTCDLAIILIDARHGVMTQTRRHSFIVSLLGIKHVLIAVNKMDLVEWSEERFEEIKRDYREFATRLDMPDQHFIPISALMGDNLVTHSPNLPWYEGSTLMHHLENVHIASDRNLIDFRLPVQYVNRPNLDFRGFCGTIASGRVKKGDEILALPSKKRTRVKSIVTYEGELDEAFAPLAITLTTEDEIDISRGDMIVRPDNVPTVADKFDATIVWMDESAMTPGKEYFIKHGAKLTPGRVSTLRYKIDVNTLHRSPTPTLELNEIGRAEVRLNAPIALDSYKRNKGTGAFILIDQVTNVTVGAGMILDRKADEPSDSWDTEAAEGLEARISAVTPDERAARYGQHPVTVLLTGLPASGKTPIANAIERLLFDQGRAVAVIDGQNMRRGLSRDLGFTAEERSENLRRASEVAKTLNNAGLITIAAFVAPHEAVRQKAAEAVGAERFIVAHCSAPVEWCREQDEQGVYAKADAGELPNFPGVTAEYEAPANPDVVLPTHELSIEECAAKVVELLDSRGVLG